The Ipomoea triloba cultivar NCNSP0323 chromosome 13, ASM357664v1 genomic interval ttttttttttttttttttaagttcaataatATTGTCTGTTTGTGTCATCTATGATTGAATTCAAAAGAGGAAATAATTAAAGCCGTGGTAGGGGGGCCGTGCACATATTTTCATACCAATCTTGCAAAAATCCCgtaatcggtgcctaggcacTAGGCATTGGTCGGCTGTCTagtgtatcaccataatcgatgGTCTAGGCGGCTGACCGGGTAGGTGGCCGACTAAGTCGCCTAAGCGTCGCTTTGGCCTTCTATGCACCGACTAGGTCGCATAGTCAACCGATTTGCTATTgttctattcttttttaaataggttatttcactaaaaataatattgttttgagtgaaataatcctaAAACTTTCAAACTCTatgatgttttttaggttaatatttaatattttaatattaactattaaagtattaaatagtttataattatcaagttttaaaattttaaaaaaatttgaataaatttttaaaaaataaaaaataaaataaatatactagcgcctaggcgtcgattaatccccgcctaggtgCTAGGCACCCCTGAGTCCCAATTAGtgtctagcgattttttcaaccatgcttcTTACCTTTATAATTAATACTTCTACTCAATCACACCCCAAgttctaataatataatattgtctGTTTGTGTCATGTATGGTTGAATTCAAAAGAGGAAACAATTAAAGTCGTGGTAGATCAGAGAGGCCGTGAACATATTTTCATACATTTATAATTAACACTTCTTCTCAATCACACCCCATgttctaaaataatattgtatgtTTGTGTCATCTATCATTGAATTCAAAAGAAGAAACAATTAATGTCGTGATAGAGGTGTGACTTGAATGAACAAACGGATGAAATCCAGAAAAAATCCAAATAACAGTTCGAATTaagaaatggaaaaacaaaAGTTGTATAGGAGTCACAAGAAATCTGTGAATGGAAACTCAAGATATCGAAGTAGTTCTGACGATTCAATAAATAATGTTATTAATTGTACTTCAATTACTTCTCAATTCGATGGATGAATCCTAGCAATGGAATAATGAAGTTCTAGTTCATTGATTGATTACATCATTAACGATTCCTTTTTTTGTTACGAGAAACTTATCATGAATCCGCTCATTTCTGCCGCTTCCGTTATTGTTGTTGGGTTAGCCGTAGGACTTGCTTCTATTGGACCTGGAGTTGGTCAAGGGACTGTTGCGGGTCAAGCTGTAGAGGCCCGTGCACATATTTCCATACCTTTATAATTAACACTTCTACTCAATCACATCCCAAGTTATAAAATAATTGTGTAATCTATACTTGAATTCAGAAGAAGAAACAAATAAAGTCGTGATAGAGGCCAGGGGCGGTGCACATATTTTCATACCTTTATAATTGAGGGATAGCTTGGTTTCAAACAACCATACTTTTGTCCTTACATTTCACGTTGTCGGCAAACCCATATATAATCAGCCCTTTATAAATAGCCATTGTGTGTAGTGACGAGAGAAGTGCCACAGCCTTAGCCCTAATCTACTTCTGCCATTGCCTTAGCTTGCGAGTTGATCGAACAACTAAAATGAGCAGCAGCAATAGCAGAAGGTATGTACTATACTCATTCTTTTCTAGCTAGTAATTTGAAACATTCTATATATTGATGGTAGGTTTGATGTTATGAGTTGCGTAGGTGTGCCGTTGTGAGTGGAGCAAACAGAGGAATAGGACATGAAATATGCAGACAGCTTGCGAGTGAAGGGGTGATAGTAGTGGCCACTGCAAGGGATGAGAAGAGAGGATTGGAAGCTGTGGAGAAGCTCAAACACTCATTTGAtggaaatgaacatattattgtGTTTCACCAACTTGATGTTGCAGATGAACTTAGCATTTCTCGTCTTGTGGATTTCGTCACGACCAAGTTTGGGAAACTAGATATTCTGGTAATTATTCACCGATTCTTTCTTGTTAAGTTGaaaaaatatgtatgaacagTACTAAATTATAGTAGAGtatatagtactcaaaaaaaattttaattgattatatttaatagtacttttatttggtttaatcTTCTGTCTTTATTGAATTGTAGGTAAACAATGCAGCGGTCATTGGAGCTATTATTGAAGGAGATAATTTAATTCTAAAAGAGATGATAGACGGAGATTTCTCACGAACTATTTCTATAAAACAAGTAATCTAAGTTatccatatataatataatactctcTCCATCTTATAAAAATTGCATTAATTATGTTGGCCATGACTtttaacaaaacaaatgaaatattatctTTTTTCGAACTTTTCCTTTTAAGGTTGCATTATGAGCCCACCTATTAAATTTACTttcaaataaaatgagaaagtcactacatgccatctgaacACAAGATGCTTGGTTATTGACAACTACTAATATTCATCATGATCTCTTTGACGCAGGAGCCAGAAACTGAGATGAAAAGTAATGGCGCAATCATTCAAACTTATGAGTTGGCTGAAGAGTGCCTTAATATAAACTACGCAGGGACCAAAAGAATGGTTGAAGCATTTCTGCCTCTTCTTCAACTTTCCCATTCCCCTAGAATTGTCAGCGTTTCCTCCACTCTGGGGAACCTAAAGGAGTGATCAACtcttattttcatatatacatttttttagtactctgttacaatgtagtatctgttaatatatacatttaattgAGAGtattatgcatatttttttatttttgtaaagatTATCTTTCACACGAGAatacttttcctttttgttaaataattaacttcaatataaatgaatatatacatgcatacagTTGCTGCCAAATGAATGGGCTAGAAAGGTATTGAGCAATAGCGAAAGCCTCTCAGAGGAAAGGGTAGACGAAGTGGTTAAGGAATTTCTCAAGAATTGCGAGGAAGGGATAGCAGAAGCGAAAGGTTGGGCAAGATATCTCCCAGCCTATAAAGTCTCCAAGGCAGCAATGAATGCTTACACAAGGATTTTAGCCCAAAAATATCCCAATTTTCGCATCAATTGTGTGTGCCCGGGCTATGTGAAGACTGATATGACTATTAATAATGGGATGTTAACCCCTATGGAGGGCGCTGAAAGCATCGTCAAGTTAGCTCTGCTGCCCAATGATGGACCGTCTGGCTTATTCTTCTCCCGGGCAAATATTATGGCTTTCTAAAGCTGATGGATGTTTAATAAACTAGCTTGATTTTCTCATTACTAGTACAATCTAAGTCCACGTCTACAAATCTACAAACCTAATACTCCcgtaataagagtcaataaaatTATGTCGtgagaactaaaaaatgttggtgtaattgttgGTTGAAATGAATTGTTAAACATGTACTATTAATATGTTAGTGTGTATTAAAAAATTGCAATATAACAGTTAATGTGATTGCTCACTCTTTAGCCGGAGCTTCTTGCTTGTATATTGGTCGGGAAATTGTTTATACACCGTGTAATGAGCTTCATCTTTGTTAGGAGCCTTAATGGTACCGTCCACAAACCCAAGCTTATTTTTAGATAGCAATGTCATCTTCACTGCACGACTCTATGCATGTAGTTTCCACCATCTAGTAGAGTCGAGACTAAAACCAAAGAGGGACTCTCCCCGGAGTGTAGATAATAAGGACTaggagtaaattgcacttttggtcctatgactataggggtcctgttaattgcagtacttgactttaaaaactaacaaactAGTCCTTTAAGTATGTATTTTTTAACAGATtaggtccttccggccaaatcaccggtCAAATTTGGCCGAAAAATCATAacccaattttaattatttataagtgaGGACAAAATAGTCATTTGATAaggtcttcttcttccttgcacTTTTGCTCGCCGGCAACTCTGTGATTATTAGGTTTACAATGTCTTAGATTTCTTGACTAAACAAAGAGTGAAAATCGCATAAGAAATGGGACAGTAAATTCATATtgttaggaatttttttttacaaatcaCATGATACCAACAGAATAAGAAATTGAAAGTCAAACAAAATACCAACTAAACTGAAAATCGCATATGAAAATCGCATAAGAAACAACCAGATAATAATTCGAAGAGTGGAACGATGCAGAATCAGAAGCCAGTCGAACAGAAGCAGATCTGCAAAGCCAGTCAAACAGAATACCAATCTTCCTTCCATTAAATTGCGAGGTCGAGGCGTCACGCGGCGGTGACGCCGTCATCGCGGGGTGGCCCAATGGACCTCCGTCTTCTCCTCCGGCGACCTCTGTTCCTTCCGGCATAGCAGAGCATCGAGGGCAAGGGTGGCAGCTGGAGCAGTCGCGAAGCT includes:
- the LOC116003063 gene encoding (+)-neomenthol dehydrogenase-like; its protein translation is MSSSNSRRCAVVSGANRGIGHEICRQLASEGVIVVATARDEKRGLEAVEKLKHSFDGNEHIIVFHQLDVADELSISRLVDFVTTKFGKLDILVNNAAVIGAIIEGDNLILKEMIDGDFSRTISIKQEPETEMKSNGAIIQTYELAEECLNINYAGTKRMVEAFLPLLQLSHSPRIVSVSSTLGNLKLLPNEWARKVLSNSESLSEERVDEVVKEFLKNCEEGIAEAKGWARYLPAYKVSKAAMNAYTRILAQKYPNFRINCVCPGYVKTDMTINNGMLTPMEGAESIVKLALLPNDGPSGLFFSRANIMAF